Proteins encoded within one genomic window of Tabrizicola piscis:
- a CDS encoding aromatic ring-hydroxylating oxygenase subunit alpha: MGQADRHPLSPRLDHCPEGLPRAAYLDPGWFAREMATVFARQWVMVGREADFAAGTMQRVTLGAADVIVVHDAAGTLTAYHNSCPHRGSELCREAVEPVGKLIRCPYHAFAYATADGRLVSTAHAVPTADFDPRAHGLKPVASRVWNGFLFLSQSATPGEIWADVGLDTLRNWPMADLVTGHRWETVLECNWKAFWENYSECLHCPGIHPELCDMVPIYGTGVMGASEALGWTPETAEQPNLRPGAQSWTLDGALCGPVFPGLTKAERQAGYSFVTLWPSAYVVAHPDYVRAVRLEPLGPEQTRLIAEWYFAPETLAQPGFDAESVAAFAKIVMAQDGAASEMNHRGMRSPAFTAARLMPEEYEIHRFQQWLLAEMERPT; encoded by the coding sequence ATGGGACAGGCTGATCGTCACCCCCTTTCGCCGCGCCTTGATCATTGCCCCGAAGGCCTGCCCCGCGCGGCCTATCTGGACCCCGGCTGGTTTGCCCGCGAAATGGCGACGGTCTTTGCCCGGCAGTGGGTCATGGTGGGCCGTGAAGCGGACTTTGCTGCCGGGACGATGCAACGCGTGACGCTTGGCGCGGCTGACGTGATCGTCGTGCACGATGCGGCCGGGACGCTCACCGCCTACCACAATTCCTGCCCGCATCGCGGATCCGAGCTGTGCCGCGAAGCGGTGGAGCCGGTCGGCAAGCTGATCCGCTGCCCCTATCACGCCTTTGCCTATGCCACCGCTGACGGTCGGCTGGTCTCTACCGCCCATGCCGTGCCGACTGCCGATTTCGACCCGCGCGCGCATGGGCTGAAGCCGGTGGCGTCGCGGGTCTGGAACGGGTTCCTGTTCCTGTCGCAAAGCGCCACCCCCGGTGAAATCTGGGCCGATGTGGGGCTGGACACGCTGCGAAACTGGCCGATGGCCGACCTTGTCACCGGGCACCGCTGGGAAACCGTGCTGGAGTGCAATTGGAAAGCCTTCTGGGAAAACTACTCGGAATGTCTGCACTGCCCCGGCATCCACCCCGAACTGTGTGACATGGTGCCGATCTACGGCACCGGCGTCATGGGCGCGTCCGAGGCACTGGGCTGGACGCCCGAGACCGCCGAACAGCCCAACCTGCGCCCGGGCGCGCAAAGCTGGACGCTGGATGGTGCGCTCTGTGGCCCGGTCTTTCCCGGGCTGACCAAGGCCGAACGGCAGGCGGGCTACAGCTTTGTCACGCTTTGGCCTTCGGCCTATGTGGTGGCGCACCCCGATTACGTCCGCGCCGTCCGGCTGGAGCCCCTTGGGCCGGAACAGACCCGGCTGATCGCGGAATGGTACTTCGCCCCCGAAACGCTGGCCCAGCCCGGCTTTGACGCGGAAAGCGTGGCCGCCTTCGCCAAGATCGTCATGGCGCAGGACGGGGCCGCGTCCGAAATGAACCATCGCGGCATGCGGTCCCCCGCCTTCACCGCGGCGCGGCTGATGCCCGAGGAATACGAGATCCACCGCTTTCAACAGTGGCTGCTGGCCGAGATGGAGAGACCCACATGA
- a CDS encoding aminomethyltransferase family protein, with protein MTSQTPSLRHYETPLLATPFHERTSAANKLWAWGNWGGYTTALTFEDLSMEHSAIRNAATVYDLCPMIKYLIEGPEAEAYLNRLTIRNVARLSVGGVQYTAWVNDQGHLLDDGTLFRLGPDSYRLCCQERHLPWLLDSAHGFDVTITDETEAIAALSLQGPTSAEVLRLAGFAIDGLKPFRMADFLQGQGRVTISRTGFTGDLGYELWTTPDQALPLWDRLFDAGRLHGLRPIGSEALNIARLEAGFIITGMDFTPADICLREDRLRSPLEMGLGWLIDWDKGHFTGKAALLRQRDRGTTWSFVGLEIDGNIPAEGAILYHAQKHEVGVITGACWSPALKKNIALAQILTKHAGGADVWAEIYALRELHYEKLMMRARVVDRPFFTPDRRRATPPGRF; from the coding sequence ATGACCAGTCAGACGCCCAGCCTGCGCCACTATGAGACGCCGCTGCTTGCAACGCCCTTCCACGAACGGACCAGCGCCGCGAACAAACTTTGGGCATGGGGCAACTGGGGCGGCTATACCACCGCGCTGACCTTTGAAGACCTGTCGATGGAACATTCGGCCATCCGCAATGCGGCGACGGTTTACGATCTGTGCCCGATGATCAAATACCTGATCGAAGGGCCAGAGGCCGAGGCCTATCTCAACCGCCTGACGATCCGCAATGTCGCACGGCTGTCCGTGGGCGGGGTTCAGTACACGGCATGGGTCAATGACCAGGGCCATCTGCTGGATGACGGCACCCTGTTCCGGCTGGGGCCTGACAGCTACCGGCTCTGCTGTCAGGAGCGTCATCTGCCGTGGCTCTTGGACAGTGCGCATGGCTTTGACGTGACAATCACCGACGAAACCGAAGCGATTGCGGCCCTGTCGCTGCAAGGCCCCACCTCGGCCGAAGTGCTGCGCCTTGCGGGCTTTGCCATCGACGGGCTGAAGCCGTTCCGCATGGCCGATTTCCTTCAGGGGCAGGGTAGGGTGACGATCTCGCGCACCGGATTTACCGGCGATCTTGGCTATGAGCTTTGGACGACCCCAGATCAGGCTTTGCCGCTGTGGGATCGGCTGTTTGACGCGGGCCGCCTGCATGGCCTGCGCCCCATCGGCTCCGAAGCGCTGAACATCGCGCGGCTGGAGGCGGGGTTCATCATCACCGGAATGGACTTCACCCCGGCAGACATCTGCCTGCGCGAAGACCGGCTGCGCAGCCCGTTGGAAATGGGGCTGGGCTGGCTGATCGACTGGGACAAGGGTCATTTCACCGGCAAGGCGGCGCTGCTGCGGCAGCGGGACCGTGGCACCACATGGTCCTTCGTGGGGTTGGAGATTGACGGAAACATCCCGGCCGAAGGTGCGATCCTCTACCACGCCCAAAAGCATGAGGTGGGCGTCATCACCGGGGCTTGCTGGTCGCCCGCCTTGAAGAAAAACATCGCACTGGCGCAGATTTTGACGAAACATGCGGGGGGGGCCGATGTCTGGGCGGAAATCTACGCCCTGCGAGAGTTGCACTATGAAAAGCTGATGATGCGGGCGCGGGTGGTTGACCGGCCGTTCTTCACCCCCGACCGCCGCCGCGCCACGCCACCGGGGAGGTTTTGA
- a CDS encoding polyamine ABC transporter substrate-binding protein, which produces MKLNRRQTLIGTGAILTAPWVRPSWAQAGSLNVYNWADYIGETTVADFASETGIDVVYDLYASSEEMQAKMLAGSSGYDLVLQSGLSLHQMVKAGVYQKIDRAKLTGFGNLDPDVLKIVDGFDPGNEYTVPYMWGSVGITYNLDMVRERLPDADLESLDTLFLPENAAKLADCGISILDSPTDIGFTVLKWLGIDPDTAGPAEYEKMAAAFAEIRPYIATFDNANYLTAIPNGEVCAVNNWSGDYGVAKARAAEAGIEMDLAYYVPRTGAPAWFDLWAIPSDARNVDNAYKFIDYLLRPEVIAACTNYTGYANANKAALPLVDPSIASDPAIYPDAETLSRLYTPKPQSPEQDEAITRIWTVIKTGG; this is translated from the coding sequence ATGAAACTCAACCGCCGTCAGACGTTGATCGGAACCGGGGCCATCCTGACTGCCCCTTGGGTGCGGCCCTCCTGGGCGCAGGCCGGGTCGCTGAATGTCTATAACTGGGCCGATTACATCGGCGAAACGACGGTGGCGGATTTCGCATCCGAGACTGGGATCGACGTGGTCTATGACCTTTACGCAAGCTCGGAAGAGATGCAGGCCAAGATGCTGGCAGGGTCGTCCGGCTATGATCTGGTGCTGCAGTCGGGGCTGTCCCTGCACCAGATGGTCAAGGCTGGGGTCTATCAGAAGATCGACCGCGCCAAGCTGACCGGTTTTGGCAATCTGGACCCGGACGTTCTCAAGATCGTGGACGGCTTTGATCCGGGCAACGAATACACGGTGCCTTACATGTGGGGCTCGGTCGGCATCACCTACAACCTGGATATGGTCCGCGAACGCCTGCCGGACGCCGATCTGGAAAGCCTCGACACGCTGTTCCTTCCGGAAAACGCCGCCAAGCTGGCCGATTGCGGGATTTCCATCCTCGATAGTCCGACTGACATCGGCTTTACCGTGCTGAAATGGCTGGGCATCGACCCCGATACCGCCGGCCCGGCCGAGTATGAGAAGATGGCCGCCGCCTTCGCCGAAATCCGCCCCTATATCGCGACCTTCGACAACGCGAACTACCTGACCGCGATCCCGAATGGCGAGGTCTGCGCCGTCAACAACTGGTCGGGCGACTATGGCGTGGCCAAGGCCCGCGCGGCCGAGGCCGGGATTGAGATGGACCTTGCCTATTATGTGCCAAGAACCGGCGCCCCGGCGTGGTTCGACCTTTGGGCCATCCCGTCCGATGCCAGAAACGTCGACAACGCCTACAAGTTCATCGACTACCTGCTGCGCCCCGAGGTGATCGCCGCCTGCACCAACTACACCGGCTATGCCAATGCCAACAAGGCGGCGCTGCCTTTGGTTGACCCCAGCATCGCTTCGGACCCGGCGATCTATCCCGACGCCGAAACACTGTCGCGGCTCTACACGCCCAAACCGCAGTCACCCGAGCAGGATGAGGCGATCACCCGGATCTGGACCGTGATCAAGACAGGCGGTTAA
- a CDS encoding ABC transporter ATP-binding protein yields the protein MAAAEEPFLRIEGVSKTFGTFQAVKDVSLAVGKGEIFSLLGGSGCGKTTLLRMLAGFEEPTSGRIFLEGRDMAGVPPWERPVHMMFQSYAIFPHMTVEANVAYGLKHEQALDKAGRAARVAEMLDLVQLTPFAKRKPHQISGGQRQRVALARALARQPKLLLLDEPLAALDKKLREHTQFELMSIQQRTGVTFIVVTHDQEEAMTLSDRIAVMDKGEVKQIGSPTEIYEFPASKFVAGFIGSVNAFEARVVAREAPYLRLSVPELSTEILARDVAGVNSGQTVSLALRPEKLLITRERPEGPNVVAGHVKDLAYFGKDSLYRIALAGGGLVQAHAVNARRGDEGARVADWDDEVWLSFDPNAAIVLVN from the coding sequence ATGGCCGCTGCAGAGGAACCCTTTCTCAGGATCGAAGGGGTTTCCAAGACCTTTGGCACTTTCCAGGCGGTGAAAGACGTCAGCCTTGCGGTTGGCAAGGGTGAAATCTTCTCGCTGCTTGGGGGGTCGGGGTGTGGCAAGACCACCCTGCTGCGGATGCTGGCGGGGTTCGAAGAACCGACCTCGGGCCGCATTTTCCTTGAAGGTCGTGACATGGCGGGGGTGCCGCCTTGGGAACGGCCCGTCCACATGATGTTCCAGTCCTACGCGATCTTTCCGCATATGACGGTCGAGGCGAACGTGGCCTATGGCCTGAAGCACGAACAGGCGCTGGACAAGGCCGGTCGCGCCGCCCGCGTGGCCGAGATGCTGGATCTGGTGCAGCTGACCCCTTTCGCCAAGCGCAAGCCGCATCAGATTTCCGGCGGCCAGCGGCAGCGCGTGGCACTGGCCCGGGCGCTGGCCCGGCAGCCCAAGCTGCTGCTTCTGGATGAACCGCTGGCCGCGCTGGACAAGAAGCTGCGCGAACACACCCAGTTCGAGCTGATGTCGATCCAACAGCGCACCGGGGTGACCTTCATCGTCGTGACCCATGACCAGGAAGAAGCGATGACGCTTTCTGACCGGATCGCGGTGATGGACAAGGGCGAGGTCAAGCAGATCGGCAGCCCGACCGAGATCTACGAATTCCCCGCCAGCAAATTTGTCGCCGGCTTCATCGGGTCGGTCAACGCCTTCGAGGCGCGGGTCGTGGCGCGGGAGGCACCCTATCTGCGCCTGTCCGTTCCCGAACTGTCGACCGAGATTCTGGCGCGCGATGTCGCCGGCGTGAACAGCGGCCAGACCGTGTCGCTGGCGCTGCGGCCTGAAAAGCTGCTGATCACAAGGGAACGGCCCGAGGGCCCGAATGTGGTGGCGGGGCACGTCAAGGACCTTGCCTATTTTGGCAAGGACAGCCTTTACCGCATTGCGCTGGCAGGCGGCGGGCTGGTTCAGGCGCATGCGGTGAACGCACGGCGCGGGGATGAAGGCGCGCGGGTTGCCGACTGGGATGACGAAGTCTGGCTGTCCTTCGACCCCAATGCCGCCATCGTGCTGGTGAACTGA
- a CDS encoding aromatic ring-hydroxylating oxygenase subunit alpha, whose product MTELPYPSLTIPNDWDRRGLPGWTYHSDAMFALERDKLFLTHWQVVGHVSDIPDTGDWLGHDMLGERAVVMRGADGVVRAFHNLCRHRGARVVEGTTGHCSGSIVCPFHGWVYNLDGTLRGAARPTSFGDLPREKFGLMPIEMEVFHGFIFLRFKPGPQPSVATIMAPVEADLLAYGAENLLPVREQEFSGSLPVNWKSVRDVDNEGYHVAMAHPGLQDLYGRTYRDLSLSNGLSVSHGFFGDVPGRLWSVRNYVKFSLDRPDLPKHLQKAWTYYGLFPNIGFVFTPEGALFYKDTPTSARKTHQSGRSYRWPGETRQTRLARYLSYRIDRDTSAEDRQLSIWSNESMKSDAFEGFHLSDLEYGLRAHHDGLRAVMPVMTLDKAPPEDRIASLNEEMSCQTSVGT is encoded by the coding sequence ATGACCGAACTTCCCTATCCAAGCCTGACCATTCCGAACGACTGGGACCGGCGCGGTCTGCCCGGCTGGACCTATCATTCCGACGCGATGTTCGCGCTGGAGCGTGACAAGCTGTTCCTGACCCATTGGCAGGTCGTGGGCCATGTCAGCGACATTCCCGATACCGGCGACTGGCTGGGCCATGACATGCTGGGCGAACGCGCTGTCGTGATGCGGGGAGCGGATGGCGTGGTGCGGGCCTTCCACAACCTCTGCCGCCACCGGGGCGCCCGCGTTGTCGAAGGCACGACCGGCCATTGTTCGGGGTCCATCGTCTGCCCGTTCCACGGCTGGGTCTACAACCTCGACGGCACCCTGCGCGGCGCGGCGCGGCCCACATCCTTTGGCGACCTCCCGCGTGAGAAATTCGGCCTGATGCCGATCGAGATGGAGGTTTTCCACGGCTTCATCTTTCTGCGCTTCAAGCCCGGCCCGCAGCCTTCGGTCGCCACGATCATGGCCCCGGTCGAGGCTGACTTGCTGGCCTATGGGGCCGAAAACCTGTTGCCGGTGCGGGAGCAGGAGTTTTCCGGCAGCTTGCCGGTCAACTGGAAATCCGTCCGCGATGTGGACAACGAAGGCTATCACGTCGCGATGGCCCATCCGGGCTTGCAGGACCTCTATGGCAGGACCTACCGCGATCTCAGCCTGTCAAACGGGTTGTCAGTCTCGCACGGGTTCTTTGGCGATGTGCCGGGACGGCTTTGGTCGGTGCGGAACTACGTCAAGTTCTCGCTCGACCGGCCGGACCTGCCCAAGCATCTGCAGAAGGCCTGGACCTATTACGGACTGTTTCCCAACATCGGGTTTGTCTTCACCCCGGAAGGGGCATTGTTCTACAAGGACACCCCGACTTCGGCGCGGAAGACGCATCAGTCCGGCCGCAGCTACCGCTGGCCGGGCGAAACCCGCCAGACCCGGCTGGCACGCTATCTGTCCTATCGGATCGACCGCGACACCTCGGCCGAGGATCGGCAGCTTTCGATCTGGTCGAACGAGTCGATGAAGTCGGATGCCTTTGAAGGATTTCACCTTTCCGACCTCGAATACGGGCTGCGCGCCCATCACGATGGGCTGCGCGCCGTGATGCCCGTGATGACCCTCGACAAGGCACCACCGGAAGACCGGATTGCCAGCCTGAACGAAGAAATGTCTTGCCAGACGAGTGTCGGGACGTAA